A genomic stretch from Theobroma cacao cultivar B97-61/B2 chromosome 4, Criollo_cocoa_genome_V2, whole genome shotgun sequence includes:
- the LOC18601803 gene encoding WPP domain-interacting tail-anchored protein 1 isoform X1 — MDADVIHEEGVSGDDFNSMEPEAGSNRADILDGISSGGEVNGELFWASEILTRLELDLACSSEKLVNLSILTMHVATRETDFESFMSEKNFMLVDLVEKALEFDLLSGILDSEARELDKFMESIETDIVGALETISSFKYLGETFFKMEDKLHGYEESLQQSQDQVSEIKMQSADFQRILSCLFGNENSGNDEKGVNVSEADQSSNNNAKIKMQTIEQQRHILRMLEKSLAREIDLEKKLAESRQMEEEMKPRLLSLEQGMICLEEEAVDVSERLFEADNAAAVLMGISKELLGRLQIVQFNLNSSTHRETELRLKLEDSEEKLEAKESALQKLESGGTRVNDFLLAQTDNLKAKLAETENKFILADSEAFTLREKVDLLEKQHKESEFNLLNAKASADKSREQCDVLRSEINELENVIDDLKDKLSKAEDRADNAEAKCKLLGEMNMELNEELGLLKSHDITSEKVEALERQLKESEIGLLNAVASAEASQEKQNMLYTTIGDMENLIEGLKLKLSKADNRADSAEDKCIILSETNAELSEELSFLRGRLDCLEASLNQAEEMKMATAKDIGIRTKLIANLLMQLAVERERLHQQISALALENKILVVKLKQTDKDPSIIGSHENRGNVKEFLFSKQDSSTASANEEITKLSADGSELDKTTESVGESEVKPTDATSEFENVRRTDARLLNFKHVSLALLILLISAAVYFSQNQECPF; from the exons ATGGATGCTGATGTCATTCATGAAGAAGGTGTATCTGGTGATGACTTCAATAGTATGGAACCGGAGGCAGGATCAAATAGAGCTGACATACTTGATGGGATTTCATCTGGTGGGGAGGTGAACGGAGAATTATTTTGGGCTAGCGAGATTCTAACAAGATTAGAATTAGATTTAGCATGTTCTTCAGAGAAATTGGTTAACTTAAGTATACTTACAATGCATGTGGCTACTAGAGAAACTGACTTTGAATCGTTTATGTCAGAGAAAAATTTTATGCTAGTAGATTTGGTTGAGAAGGCTCTGGAATTTGATCTCTTATCTGGGATATTAGATTCAGAGGCTAGAGAACTGGATAAGTTTATGGAGAGTATTGAAACTGATATTGTTGGTGCGCTTGAGACAATATCTTCATTTAAGTACTTGGGAGAAACTTTCTTCAAAATGGAGGACAAGTTGCATGGTTATGAAGAATCATTACAGCAGTCACAAGATCAAGTCTCCGAAATAAAGATGCAATCTGCTGATTTCCAAAGGATTCTGTCATGTCTTTTTGGAAATGAAAATT CAGGGAATGATGAAAAAGGTGTGAATGTCTCAGAAGCTGATCAATCGTCTAATAATAATGCAAAGATAAAAATGCAAACTATTGAACAGCAAAGGCATATTTTGAGGATGCTAGAGAAATCTTTGGCTAGggaaattgatttggaaaagaagTTAGCAGAATCAAGGCAAATGGAGGAGGAGATGAAACCAAGGCTACTTTCTTTAGAACAAGGGATGATCTGCCTTGAGGAAGAGGCAGTGGATGTTAGTGAAAGGTTGTTTGAAGCAGATAATGCAGCGGCAGTGTTGATGGGGATCTCAAAAGAGCTACTGGGTCGACTTCAAATTGTCCAGTTTAATTTGAATAGTTCAACTCATCGAGAAACTGAGCTAAGGTTGAAGCTTGAAGATTCTGAAGAGAAGTTGGAAGCCAAAGAGAGTGCATTGCAGAAGCTTGAAAGTGGTGGAACCAGAGTCAATGACTTCCTTCTAGCACAGACAGACAACCTAAAAGCAAAGTTGGCGGAAACTGAAAATAAGTTCATTCTTGCCGATTCTGAGGCATTCACTTTGCGTGAGAAAGTAGATTTATTAGAGAAGCAACATAAAGAATCTGAGTTTAACTTGTTAAATGCAAAAGCCTCTGCTGATAAAAGTCGTGAACAGTGTGATGTTTTACGTTCTGAGATCAATGAATTAGAAAATGTTATTGACGATTTGAAAGATAAATTATCTAAAGCAGAAGATAGAGCAGATAATGCTGAAGCCAAATGCAAATTATTAGGTGAGATGAACATGGAACTTAATGAAGAGCTGGGTCTTCTTAAAAGCCATGATATAACTTCTGAAAAGGTTGAAGCACTTGAGAGACAATTGAAGGAATCTGAGATTGGGTTATTAAATGCTGTGGCTTCTGCTGAAGCTAGTCAGGAGAAGCAAAATATGTTGTATACTACAATTGGAGATATGGAAAATTTAATTGAGGGTCTAAAATTGAAGCTTTCAAAAGCGGATAATCGAGCTGATAGTGCAGAAGATAAGTGTATCATATTATCTGAGACTAATGCAGAGCTAAGTGAAGAACTGAGCTTTTTGAGGGGTAGACTAGATTGCTTGGAGGCATCTTTAAATCAAGCTGAGGAAATGAAAATGGCAACTGCGAAGGACATTGGCATTCGTACCAAACTGATAGCAAATTTGCTCATGCAACTAGCTGTGGAAAGAGAGCGCCTTCACCAGCAG ATATCTGCACTAGCTctggaaaataaaattttggtaGTGAAGTTGAAGCAGACAGACAAGGATCCATCTATTATTGGGAGCCATGAGAATAGGGGAAATGTCAaggaatttttgttttcaaagcAAGACTCTAGTACTGCTTCTGCAAACGAAGAAATAACCAAGTTGTCAGCTGATGGTTCTGAG CTGGACAAGACTACTGAATCTGTTGGTGAATCTGAAGTGAAACCTACAGATGCCACATCTGAGTTTGAGAACGTGAGGAGAACAGATGCAAGATTGCTCAACTTCAAGCATGTTTCCTTGGCATTGCTCATCCTGTTAATTTCAGCGGCCGTTTATTTTTCCCAGAACCAGGAATGCCCCTTTTAA
- the LOC18601803 gene encoding WPP domain-interacting tail-anchored protein 1 isoform X2 → MDADVIHEEGVSGDDFNSMEPEAGSNRADILDGISSGGEVNGELFWASEILTRLELDLACSSEKLVNLSILTMHVATRETDFESFMSEKNFMLVDLVEKALEFDLLSGILDSEARELDKFMESIETDIVGALETISSFKYLGETFFKMEDKLHGYEESLQQSQDQVSEIKMQSADFQRILSCLFGNENWNDEKGVNVSEADQSSNNNAKIKMQTIEQQRHILRMLEKSLAREIDLEKKLAESRQMEEEMKPRLLSLEQGMICLEEEAVDVSERLFEADNAAAVLMGISKELLGRLQIVQFNLNSSTHRETELRLKLEDSEEKLEAKESALQKLESGGTRVNDFLLAQTDNLKAKLAETENKFILADSEAFTLREKVDLLEKQHKESEFNLLNAKASADKSREQCDVLRSEINELENVIDDLKDKLSKAEDRADNAEAKCKLLGEMNMELNEELGLLKSHDITSEKVEALERQLKESEIGLLNAVASAEASQEKQNMLYTTIGDMENLIEGLKLKLSKADNRADSAEDKCIILSETNAELSEELSFLRGRLDCLEASLNQAEEMKMATAKDIGIRTKLIANLLMQLAVERERLHQQISALALENKILVVKLKQTDKDPSIIGSHENRGNVKEFLFSKQDSSTASANEEITKLSADGSELDKTTESVGESEVKPTDATSEFENVRRTDARLLNFKHVSLALLILLISAAVYFSQNQECPF, encoded by the exons ATGGATGCTGATGTCATTCATGAAGAAGGTGTATCTGGTGATGACTTCAATAGTATGGAACCGGAGGCAGGATCAAATAGAGCTGACATACTTGATGGGATTTCATCTGGTGGGGAGGTGAACGGAGAATTATTTTGGGCTAGCGAGATTCTAACAAGATTAGAATTAGATTTAGCATGTTCTTCAGAGAAATTGGTTAACTTAAGTATACTTACAATGCATGTGGCTACTAGAGAAACTGACTTTGAATCGTTTATGTCAGAGAAAAATTTTATGCTAGTAGATTTGGTTGAGAAGGCTCTGGAATTTGATCTCTTATCTGGGATATTAGATTCAGAGGCTAGAGAACTGGATAAGTTTATGGAGAGTATTGAAACTGATATTGTTGGTGCGCTTGAGACAATATCTTCATTTAAGTACTTGGGAGAAACTTTCTTCAAAATGGAGGACAAGTTGCATGGTTATGAAGAATCATTACAGCAGTCACAAGATCAAGTCTCCGAAATAAAGATGCAATCTGCTGATTTCCAAAGGATTCTGTCATGTCTTTTTGGAAATGAAAATT GGAATGATGAAAAAGGTGTGAATGTCTCAGAAGCTGATCAATCGTCTAATAATAATGCAAAGATAAAAATGCAAACTATTGAACAGCAAAGGCATATTTTGAGGATGCTAGAGAAATCTTTGGCTAGggaaattgatttggaaaagaagTTAGCAGAATCAAGGCAAATGGAGGAGGAGATGAAACCAAGGCTACTTTCTTTAGAACAAGGGATGATCTGCCTTGAGGAAGAGGCAGTGGATGTTAGTGAAAGGTTGTTTGAAGCAGATAATGCAGCGGCAGTGTTGATGGGGATCTCAAAAGAGCTACTGGGTCGACTTCAAATTGTCCAGTTTAATTTGAATAGTTCAACTCATCGAGAAACTGAGCTAAGGTTGAAGCTTGAAGATTCTGAAGAGAAGTTGGAAGCCAAAGAGAGTGCATTGCAGAAGCTTGAAAGTGGTGGAACCAGAGTCAATGACTTCCTTCTAGCACAGACAGACAACCTAAAAGCAAAGTTGGCGGAAACTGAAAATAAGTTCATTCTTGCCGATTCTGAGGCATTCACTTTGCGTGAGAAAGTAGATTTATTAGAGAAGCAACATAAAGAATCTGAGTTTAACTTGTTAAATGCAAAAGCCTCTGCTGATAAAAGTCGTGAACAGTGTGATGTTTTACGTTCTGAGATCAATGAATTAGAAAATGTTATTGACGATTTGAAAGATAAATTATCTAAAGCAGAAGATAGAGCAGATAATGCTGAAGCCAAATGCAAATTATTAGGTGAGATGAACATGGAACTTAATGAAGAGCTGGGTCTTCTTAAAAGCCATGATATAACTTCTGAAAAGGTTGAAGCACTTGAGAGACAATTGAAGGAATCTGAGATTGGGTTATTAAATGCTGTGGCTTCTGCTGAAGCTAGTCAGGAGAAGCAAAATATGTTGTATACTACAATTGGAGATATGGAAAATTTAATTGAGGGTCTAAAATTGAAGCTTTCAAAAGCGGATAATCGAGCTGATAGTGCAGAAGATAAGTGTATCATATTATCTGAGACTAATGCAGAGCTAAGTGAAGAACTGAGCTTTTTGAGGGGTAGACTAGATTGCTTGGAGGCATCTTTAAATCAAGCTGAGGAAATGAAAATGGCAACTGCGAAGGACATTGGCATTCGTACCAAACTGATAGCAAATTTGCTCATGCAACTAGCTGTGGAAAGAGAGCGCCTTCACCAGCAG ATATCTGCACTAGCTctggaaaataaaattttggtaGTGAAGTTGAAGCAGACAGACAAGGATCCATCTATTATTGGGAGCCATGAGAATAGGGGAAATGTCAaggaatttttgttttcaaagcAAGACTCTAGTACTGCTTCTGCAAACGAAGAAATAACCAAGTTGTCAGCTGATGGTTCTGAG CTGGACAAGACTACTGAATCTGTTGGTGAATCTGAAGTGAAACCTACAGATGCCACATCTGAGTTTGAGAACGTGAGGAGAACAGATGCAAGATTGCTCAACTTCAAGCATGTTTCCTTGGCATTGCTCATCCTGTTAATTTCAGCGGCCGTTTATTTTTCCCAGAACCAGGAATGCCCCTTTTAA
- the LOC18601805 gene encoding pentatricopeptide repeat-containing protein At3g02330: MALKISYFHFPKLLFSYSSSGKHFFQSLSVSLTKNQPITRKKKTFSHIFQECSNQTSLNPGKQAHCQMIISGFIPTIFVANCLIQLYIKCGNLGYANKVFDRMSQRDIVSWNALVFGYASNGMMGIAKSYFDEMPEKDVVSWNSLISGYLKNGEGLKAIKVFVLMGSVGVQFDWTSFAVVLKACALLEEFYVGVQVHGIAVKIGFDKDVVTGSALVDMYGKCRRLDDSIRFFYQMPEKNWVSWSAAISGCVQNDKFVKSVDLFKEMQREGIEVNQSAYASVFRSCAGLSAFRLGRQFHGHALKSNFGLDLIVGTAILDMYAKCGSMTDAQKLFNLFPIRNLQSFNAIITGYARCDQGFQALHLLQILLKSDLGFDQISLSGAFSACAVIKGSLEGVQVHALAVKSNFESNICVANAILDMYGKCGALAEACRVFHEMDRRDAISWNAIIAAHEQNGNEEETLSHFVSMLHSGMEPDEFTYGSVLKACSGQQTLNYGMEIHNRIIKSGMGLHSFVGSALVDMYSKCGMMEEAEKIHHRIEQQTMVCWNAIISGFSLQKESEEAQNFFSRMLEMGVKPDHFTYATVIDTCANLATVGLGKQIHAQIIKLELQSDVYICSTLVDMYSKCGNMHDSKLMFEKATDRDFVTWNAMICGYAQHGLGEEALKVFEDMILENVTPNHATFVSVLRACAHIGLVEKGLHFFGLMSSDYGLAPHLEHYSCMVDIMGRAGQVSEALKLINDMPFEPDDVIWRTLLSICKIHRNVEVAEKVANSLLQLDPQDSSAYILLSNIYADAGMWDKVSDMRKIMRYNKLKKEPGCSWIEVKDEVHAFLVGDKAHPRCKEIYEKLGILVDEMRCYVADIDFFLEEEANQLKEQEELKISLCNL; the protein is encoded by the coding sequence ATGGCACTTAAAATCTCTTACTTTCACTTCCCaaaacttcttttttcttattcctCATCAGGAAAACATTTCTTCCAATCTCTATCTGTTTCTCTAACGAAAAACCAACCAATAAcgagaaagaagaaaacattTTCCCACATTTTCCAAGAATGTTCGAACCAAACATCCTTAAACCCAGGCAAACAAGCCCATTGTCAAATGATAATATCTGGGTTTATCCCAACAATCTTTGTTGCCAATTGTTTGATCCAATTGTACATAAAATGTGGGAATTTGGGGTACGCTAATAAAGTGTTTGATAGAATGTCTCAGCGAGACATTGTGTCGTGGAATGCGTTGGTTTTTGGATACGCTAGTAATGGGATGATGGGGATTGCGAAGAgctattttgatgaaatgccTGAAAAGGATGTTGTTTCGTGGAATTCGTTGATTTCAGGGTACCTGAAGAATGGTGAGGGTTTGAAGGCTATTAAGGTTTTTGTGTTAATGGGGAGCGTGGGAGTTCAGTTTGATTGGACGAGTTTTGCTGTTGTTTTGAAAGCTTGTGCTCTTTTGGAAGAGTTTTATGTGGGGGTACAAGTTCATGGTATCGCTGTTAAAATTGGTTTTGATAAAGATGTGGTTACAGGTAGCGCTTTAGTGGATATGTATGGAAAATGTAGGAGGTTAGATGATTCAATTAGGTTCTTTTATCAAATGCCTGAGAAGAATTGGGTTTCTTGGAGTGCTGCGATCTCAGGTTGTGTTCAAAATGATAAGTTTGTTAAGAGTGTGGACTTGTTCAAGGAAATGCAAAGGGAAGGAATTGAGGTTAATCAATCTGCTTATGCTAGTGTTTTCAGGTCATGTGCGGGGTTGTCTGCATTTAGGTTAGGAAGACAGTTCCATGGTCATGCCTTGAAGAGTAATTTTGGATTGGATTTGATTGTAGGAACAGCAATTCTGGATATGTATGCAAAATGTGGTAGTATGACTGATGCTCAAAAGTTATTTAACTTGTTTCCAATTCGCAATTTGCAATCTTTTAATGCCATTATTACTGGTTATGCCCGATGTGATCAGGGCTTTCAAGCTTTGCATTTATTGCAAATTCTGCTCAAGTCTGATCTTGGTTTTGATCAAATAAGTTTGTCTGGAGCATTTAGTGCTTGTGCAGTAATTAAAGGGTCTTTGGAGGGCGTTCAAGTGCATGCCTTAGCAGTCAAAAGtaattttgagtcaaatattTGTGTGGCCAACGCAATTCTTGACATGTACGGTAAATGTGGAGCTTTAGCTGAAGCATGTCGTGTTTTTCATGAAATGGACAGAAGGGATGCTATTTCTTGGAATGCAATTATTGCAGCGCATGAACAGAAtggaaatgaagaagaaacacTCTCTCATTTTGTTTCCATGCTACATTCTGGGATGGAGCCCGATGAGTTCACTTATGGCAGTGtcttaaaagcttgttctGGTCAGCAAACCTTGAATTATGGCATGGAGATCCATAATAGAATCATCAAATCTGGAATGGGGTTGCATTCATTTGTAGGAAGTGCTCTTGTTGATATGTACTCCAAGTGTGGGATGATGGAAGAGGCCGAAAAGATCCATCACAGAATAGAGCAACAGACGATGGTTTGTTGGAATGCAATCATTTCTGGATTTTCACTGCAAAAAGAAAGTGAAGAAGCtcagaattttttttctcgaATGTTGGAGATGGGTGTAAAGCCAGATCACTTCACTTACGCAACAGTAATTGATACCTGTGCTAATTTGGCTACCGTTGGGCTTGGTAAACAAATTCATGCTCAAATTATCAAGCTAGAATTGCAGTCAGATGTGTACATATGCAGCACCCTTGTCGATATGTACTCAAAATGTGGAAACATGCATGATTCCAAGCTAATGTTTGAGAAAGCAACTGATCGGGATTTTGTAACTTGGAATGCCATGATTTGTGGGTATGCCCAGCATGGTCTCGGAGAAGAAGCCCTTAAAGTTTTTGAGGATATGATACTTGAGAATGTAACGCCAAACCACGCAACATTTGTTTCAGTCCTTCGAGCATGTGCACATATAGGGCTGGTAGAAAAGGGATTGCATTTTTTTGGCTTGATGTCAAGTGACTATGGTTTAGCTCCTCACTTGGAGCACTATTCCTGTATGGTGGATATAATGGGCAGGGCAGGCCAAGTTAGTGAGGCATTAAAGCTCATAAACGATATGCCCTTTGAACCAGATGATGTTATTTGGAGAACTCTGCTTAGCATTTGCAAGATCCATAGGAATGTAGAGGTGGCAGAAAAAGTGGCCAATTCTCTTTTGCAATTGGACCCGCAAGATTCTTCGGCTTATATTCTTCTATCGAATATATATGCTGATGCCGGAATGTGGGACAAGGTTTCAGATATGAGGAAGATAATGAGGTATAATAAGCTGAAGAAGGAACCTGGGTGTAGCTGGATTGAAGTAAAAGATGAGGTTCATGCATTCCTTGTTGGGGACAAGGCTCATCCAAGATGCAAAGAGATATATGAGAAGCTTGGTATATTAGTTGATGAGATGAGATGCTACGTTGCTGATATAGATTTTTTCCTCGAAGAAGAGGCAAACCAACTAAAGGAGCAAGAAGAGCTAAAAATCAGCTTGTGTAACttgtaa